The following proteins are co-located in the Lusitaniella coriacea LEGE 07157 genome:
- a CDS encoding DUF928 domain-containing protein, with translation MAKTASILSSLILSATLTAISLPPFSTQAQISPTPTPTGVSFNPPLGFTPPSDRRGEPRTVTGTGGTRGTCSEEKVEMRDLLSFSPRDTQPQLTAIIPATKIGLTTREQPDIFIFIPATTTPMQGEFLLKDESGNREIYFTTFTSPDRAGIIRLQLPLNPETGKSYLEADRKYQWSVHLSCKNDSVFIDNSGNTTVGGWIQRIQPDSIAPTFTQELETLSPLQQAALYGKHGIWHELLATLANLQESPDEKEAATAALQELFASEPVQLEPIAGVSLLNCCETSAE, from the coding sequence ATGGCTAAAACTGCATCTATCCTTTCAAGCCTTATTCTCTCTGCCACTCTAACCGCGATTTCGCTTCCCCCATTTTCAACTCAAGCTCAAATCTCGCCAACCCCTACACCCACAGGAGTCTCATTCAACCCCCCTTTGGGTTTTACCCCTCCATCCGATCGTAGAGGAGAACCGAGGACAGTCACCGGAACGGGAGGGACTCGCGGCACCTGTTCGGAAGAAAAAGTGGAAATGCGCGATCTCTTATCCTTCTCTCCTCGCGACACCCAACCCCAACTCACAGCGATTATCCCAGCAACAAAAATCGGCTTAACCACCCGCGAACAGCCTGATATTTTTATCTTTATTCCTGCAACAACAACCCCAATGCAAGGAGAATTCTTACTCAAAGATGAATCAGGAAACCGCGAGATTTACTTCACCACTTTCACATCCCCCGATCGCGCGGGAATCATTCGCCTTCAACTTCCCCTCAATCCAGAAACAGGAAAATCCTACCTCGAAGCGGATCGGAAATATCAATGGTCTGTTCACCTCAGTTGCAAGAACGATTCCGTCTTCATCGACAACTCTGGCAACACCACTGTAGGAGGCTGGATTCAACGCATCCAACCCGATTCGATTGCACCTACCTTTACCCAAGAACTAGAAACCCTCTCTCCCCTCCAACAAGCTGCATTGTATGGAAAGCACGGGATTTGGCACGAATTGCTTGCAACCTTAGCCAACCTGCAAGAATCTCCCGATGAAAAAGAAGCAGCCACCGCAGCGTTGCAAGAACTGTTCGCCTCCGAACCCGTACAACTCGAACCCATTGCAGGAGTTTCCTTACTCAATTGCTGCGAAACCTCTGCTGAATAG
- a CDS encoding DUF4278 domain-containing protein, whose translation MKLSYRGASYQAKSRKIETVESGVSGQFRGQTYPIRRSQSISKSSLSVRKYRGIPYEN comes from the coding sequence ATGAAACTTTCTTATCGCGGCGCATCCTATCAAGCAAAGTCTCGCAAGATCGAAACAGTGGAGTCGGGAGTGTCAGGTCAGTTTCGCGGTCAAACCTATCCAATCCGCCGTTCGCAATCTATCTCTAAGTCTTCTCTCAGTGTCAGAAAATATCGCGGTATTCCCTACGAAAATTAA